A genomic window from Candidatus Cloacimonadota bacterium includes:
- a CDS encoding ABC transporter substrate-binding protein produces MKKRIPIIVILCMIILCSQVLQAQSNDAISLMVQWFPQAQFAGYIVAHEKGFYNQADIDAIILFSDGTDSPLQEVLDERIEFCTGWLSQAIMLRSENEPILNICQMLQKSSLMLIAKKESGIETAQDFEGKVVSNWGGDFSIQPIAFFQKQNIEPTVIPQSFRIDGFLVGAIDITSAMYYNEYHKIMQAGIDEDELVTFFFTDYDLNFPEDGIYCREEIYHSNPDLCKRFVDASLKGWAYAFEHKEESLDLVMKYCREYHMQTNRSHQRWMLNAIETAMTYQVGDDLVNWGVLKKDDYYTVAEELLHQGLITTIPSYTEFYKDVAHER; encoded by the coding sequence ATGAAAAAAAGAATACCTATTATCGTTATACTTTGCATGATTATTCTCTGCAGTCAGGTTCTTCAGGCGCAGAGTAATGATGCAATTTCTCTCATGGTACAATGGTTTCCACAGGCACAATTTGCAGGATATATCGTTGCACACGAAAAGGGCTTTTATAACCAAGCAGACATCGATGCAATAATACTTTTTTCTGATGGGACTGACAGTCCACTTCAGGAAGTACTCGACGAACGTATAGAATTCTGTACAGGCTGGCTATCGCAGGCGATCATGCTTCGTTCAGAAAACGAACCGATCCTTAACATCTGCCAGATGCTTCAGAAATCCTCATTAATGCTTATTGCCAAAAAAGAAAGCGGCATCGAAACTGCTCAGGACTTCGAAGGTAAGGTCGTCAGCAACTGGGGAGGAGACTTCTCAATTCAGCCCATTGCATTTTTCCAGAAACAGAACATAGAACCAACTGTTATTCCTCAATCCTTCCGAATCGATGGATTTCTTGTTGGAGCTATCGATATTACGTCTGCCATGTATTATAATGAATATCACAAGATAATGCAGGCAGGTATCGATGAAGACGAACTTGTGACTTTCTTTTTTACTGATTACGATCTGAACTTTCCGGAGGATGGTATCTATTGCAGAGAAGAGATATATCATAGCAATCCCGACTTGTGTAAGCGCTTTGTCGATGCAAGTCTGAAGGGTTGGGCGTATGCCTTTGAACATAAAGAAGAGAGTCTTGATCTTGTTATGAAATACTGCAGAGAATACCACATGCAGACAAATCGGTCTCATCAAAGATGGATGCTGAATGCTATCGAAACTGCCATGACCTACCAGGTCGGTGACGATCTCGTCAACTGGGGTGTCCTAAAAAAGGATGATTATTACACCGTAGCAGAGGAACTCCTTCATCAAGGACTTATTACAACGATCCCTTCCTACACAGAATTTTATAAGGATGTCGCACATGAAAGATGA
- a CDS encoding SpoIIE family protein phosphatase, translating to MKDEKVKVRRPLVQKLLLWIGVPLLLIYTVVILFTYFWSGDNALRQMKEYLFELTSHHACMLDGNFIKVSGSSIGIADAIDELSIPSSEELYALMAKKLQENPNIYGMATAFEPSAYPHKKLFSPYVHRDQETFTYLDLADNMDYTLQDWFMIPKLLGTSYWGEPYFDEGGANILMATYSQPIYKNDAFIGVSTADISLEDLEQEMNNIRIMAGYTFIITRTGTFIYHPIKEYMMNESIFSLAEEDDQPDLREIGKKMIAGEQGITTFKDFNSGDKKWLVYSPIPDCNWSFAAVIPDKEIMKTVNSMVIKQIGILVIGLLIILLVVIWAAFGITNPIKRLLGFANKIAQGNLDEKITGIRGHDEIHELVKAFNKMTYDLKHYITDLTAATKAKESVESELRIARQIQESLLPRIFPPFPDVEQFDLYAKNIPAKEVAGDFFDFFMLDKDHIAVIIADVSGKGISAGLFMAVTRTLLKTVCVQDISPKQAIEKANFVLCQDNDACMFTTLFLAIYNIRTGSMKWTNAGHDEPIIITEDGSHRILKTFKDIALGISEFHEYHEGEAQLEVGEVMVLYTDGVLEATSPEKELYGEDRFIKILSKNANKSIVDIIDVVTADLEGFQKENQFDDITILLLKREK from the coding sequence ATGAAAGATGAAAAAGTAAAAGTCAGGCGTCCTTTAGTACAAAAACTCCTCCTCTGGATTGGTGTTCCGCTTCTGCTGATCTATACTGTTGTCATTCTCTTTACCTATTTCTGGAGTGGTGACAATGCACTCAGACAGATGAAGGAATATCTTTTTGAGTTAACCTCACATCACGCCTGTATGCTGGACGGCAATTTTATAAAGGTTTCGGGATCATCGATCGGTATTGCTGATGCAATCGATGAACTGTCAATACCATCATCGGAAGAACTCTATGCGCTGATGGCAAAGAAATTACAGGAAAATCCTAATATTTACGGCATGGCAACAGCATTCGAACCCTCTGCATATCCCCATAAAAAACTATTTTCCCCCTATGTACATCGTGATCAGGAGACTTTTACCTATCTCGATCTTGCAGATAATATGGATTATACACTTCAGGACTGGTTCATGATACCAAAACTACTTGGCACATCGTACTGGGGAGAACCCTATTTTGATGAAGGCGGTGCAAATATTCTGATGGCAACCTATTCACAGCCAATCTATAAAAATGATGCTTTTATTGGTGTCTCAACTGCTGATATCTCACTGGAAGATCTTGAACAGGAAATGAATAATATCCGTATCATGGCTGGTTACACGTTTATCATTACTCGAACAGGGACATTTATTTACCACCCCATAAAAGAATACATGATGAATGAAAGTATTTTCAGTCTAGCTGAAGAAGACGATCAACCCGATCTCCGCGAAATCGGTAAAAAAATGATCGCAGGAGAGCAGGGCATTACAACATTCAAAGATTTCAATTCCGGTGATAAAAAATGGCTGGTTTACTCACCAATCCCTGATTGTAATTGGAGCTTTGCAGCAGTTATTCCTGACAAAGAAATCATGAAAACCGTCAACTCAATGGTGATCAAACAGATCGGGATCTTGGTGATCGGTCTCCTCATTATTCTTCTTGTGGTTATCTGGGCTGCATTCGGCATTACTAACCCAATCAAACGCCTGCTCGGTTTTGCAAATAAGATAGCACAGGGAAATCTCGATGAGAAGATCACTGGTATTCGCGGACATGACGAAATTCACGAACTCGTTAAAGCATTTAACAAGATGACGTATGATCTTAAACACTATATTACAGACCTGACTGCAGCTACCAAAGCAAAAGAGTCAGTTGAAAGTGAACTTCGAATTGCACGCCAGATACAAGAGTCACTCCTTCCCCGTATTTTCCCTCCATTCCCGGATGTGGAACAATTTGATCTGTATGCAAAAAATATTCCCGCTAAAGAGGTTGCTGGTGACTTCTTCGATTTCTTTATGCTTGATAAAGATCATATTGCAGTCATAATTGCAGATGTTTCGGGTAAAGGCATTTCTGCTGGACTATTCATGGCAGTCACACGAACACTTTTAAAAACTGTATGTGTTCAGGACATCTCACCAAAGCAAGCGATTGAAAAAGCGAATTTTGTACTCTGCCAGGACAATGATGCCTGCATGTTCACGACCCTGTTCCTTGCGATCTACAACATCCGAACAGGTAGTATGAAATGGACCAATGCAGGTCACGACGAACCGATTATCATCACCGAGGACGGCTCTCATAGAATACTTAAGACCTTTAAAGATATTGCTCTCGGAATCAGTGAATTCCATGAATATCATGAAGGTGAAGCACAGCTTGAGGTCGGTGAGGTTATGGTTCTATATACAGATGGAGTTCTTGAGGCAACCTCCCCGGAGAAAGAGCTTTATGGTGAAGATAGGTTTATTAAAATCTTGTCCAAGAATGCCAATAAATCTATAGTTGACATCATCGATGTCGTCACTGCTGATCTTGAAGGTTTCCAGAAAGAAAATCAATTTGACGACATAACGATATTACTTTTAAAAAGAGAAAAATAA
- a CDS encoding transporter substrate-binding domain-containing protein, which produces MKFKSILILLLVVFVCFTISLSAKARGIVFAFDKTHAPFSFVENGEPVGFDLDLLFPMFEGTKYGFAPTEFKWNDALISLKKGVKVDMMSQMDKTPEREVLYDFTDEPYLIDEVRIFTKDDSIYNFDDLNGKKVAVQKGSYYEEILSQNEKITILATESEYDALDALNNDLVDAFVGPFSVAMYIITSNNYVDIIYAKESLETSYMYFVVDKHDNELLKFLNEGMKALRENGTYEAVHEKWFGNTQQEEPGCEHPCEHPCNK; this is translated from the coding sequence ATGAAATTCAAATCAATTCTCATCCTCCTGCTGGTCGTGTTTGTTTGCTTCACTATATCACTATCTGCAAAAGCGAGGGGAATTGTCTTTGCATTTGATAAGACACATGCCCCATTCTCTTTTGTCGAAAATGGCGAACCTGTCGGTTTCGATCTCGACCTGCTCTTTCCGATGTTTGAGGGTACAAAATATGGTTTTGCCCCTACAGAATTCAAATGGAACGATGCACTTATCTCGCTAAAAAAAGGTGTTAAGGTCGACATGATGTCTCAGATGGATAAAACACCCGAGAGAGAAGTGCTCTATGATTTTACTGATGAACCTTATTTGATCGATGAAGTGCGCATCTTCACAAAGGATGATTCAATTTACAATTTTGATGACCTGAACGGTAAAAAAGTTGCAGTTCAAAAAGGAAGCTATTACGAGGAGATACTTTCTCAAAATGAGAAAATCACCATCCTTGCAACAGAATCGGAATACGATGCCCTCGATGCATTGAACAATGATCTTGTCGATGCATTTGTCGGACCCTTTAGTGTAGCGATGTATATCATCACGAGTAACAACTACGTTGACATAATATATGCAAAAGAATCGCTTGAAACAAGTTACATGTATTTTGTTGTGGACAAGCATGATAACGAGCTTCTGAAATTCCTCAATGAAGGAATGAAAGCACTCAGAGAAAATGGTACATATGAAGCCGTTCACGAGAAATGGTTTGGTAATACTCAACAAGAAGAACCAGGTTGCGAGCATCCCTGTGAACATCCCTGTAATAAATAA
- a CDS encoding cupin domain-containing protein — translation MLNKKNQVASIPVNIPVINNLFEKFPSNLEEESFEVFLNNEHFRLKRIVSEGHTTPEGTWLCEDSDEWVILLKGSAKLMFQDDRVIKEMNPGDYCIIPAGLKHRVEWTDPAKKTVWLALHYDTGKKD, via the coding sequence ATACTCAACAAGAAGAACCAGGTTGCGAGCATCCCTGTGAACATCCCTGTAATAAATAATCTTTTTGAAAAGTTCCCATCTAACCTTGAAGAGGAATCTTTCGAGGTTTTTCTGAATAATGAGCACTTTCGTCTTAAGAGAATCGTATCTGAAGGTCACACAACACCGGAAGGAACATGGCTCTGTGAAGATTCCGACGAGTGGGTGATCCTTCTGAAAGGCTCCGCTAAATTGATGTTTCAGGATGATCGTGTTATAAAAGAGATGAATCCCGGAGATTACTGCATCATACCTGCGGGTTTAAAGCATCGAGTAGAATGGACAGATCCTGCAAAAAAAACAGTGTGGCTTGCCCTACATTACGATACAGGTAAAAAGGATTAA
- a CDS encoding SpoIIE family protein phosphatase, with the protein MTILSLINHMALLIVIAYVLTRTKLYSQVIIEKNINIKNGILLVLIFGLFSIYGTISGIQIFDATANIRDLGPAIAGLIAGPVVGFGAGLIGAVHRFFRGGVTCVPCSVATLFAGILGGIVFLIRKKKIVTIVGGVIFAICIEILHMLIAYLWSLHTGEVAATVAIIKKAIIPMIITNSIGIAIFIFIARNLVKERRIESEKTKIEHDLHIAHDIQMGIIPKIFPPFPERPEFDLFAVIEPAKQVGGDLYDFFFLDDDHLCFCVGDVSGKGVPASLFMAVSKTLIKAHAQSGMNSAEILFQVNNMLCEENESSMFVTVFLGILDIKTGDITYTNAGHNIPYLIHEDGSITKIPNTKGIALGVLDDFQFEHKSTHLNKNDQMFIFTDGVNEATNEHDDQFTLERLEKDLSKCNACKPKETSMHIIDKVYAFQGNAVQFDDITILVLHYRI; encoded by the coding sequence ATGACAATTCTATCGCTTATCAATCACATGGCACTCCTAATCGTTATTGCGTATGTGCTTACCAGAACAAAGCTCTATTCTCAGGTTATAATAGAGAAGAATATTAACATTAAAAACGGCATTCTTCTTGTTCTCATTTTTGGGCTCTTCTCAATTTACGGCACGATCAGCGGCATTCAAATATTTGATGCCACAGCGAACATTCGCGATCTTGGACCTGCTATTGCTGGATTGATTGCTGGTCCGGTGGTCGGATTTGGTGCTGGCCTTATTGGAGCTGTACACAGATTTTTCCGGGGTGGCGTAACCTGTGTACCGTGCTCCGTTGCAACTCTTTTTGCAGGAATTTTAGGCGGTATCGTTTTTCTTATACGCAAGAAAAAGATTGTAACAATCGTTGGTGGAGTTATCTTTGCAATCTGTATTGAAATCCTGCATATGCTGATAGCTTATTTATGGAGTCTTCATACAGGTGAGGTTGCTGCGACAGTCGCGATTATAAAAAAAGCAATAATTCCGATGATCATCACCAATAGTATTGGTATCGCGATCTTTATTTTTATCGCTCGCAATCTAGTAAAAGAACGGAGAATCGAATCGGAAAAGACAAAAATCGAGCATGATCTTCATATTGCTCATGACATACAGATGGGTATCATTCCAAAAATTTTTCCCCCTTTCCCGGAACGTCCCGAGTTCGATCTTTTTGCTGTTATCGAGCCGGCAAAGCAGGTTGGAGGTGATCTGTATGATTTCTTCTTTTTGGATGACGACCACCTCTGTTTCTGCGTGGGAGATGTTTCTGGTAAAGGTGTTCCGGCATCGCTGTTCATGGCAGTTTCCAAAACACTGATCAAAGCCCATGCTCAGTCCGGCATGAATTCAGCTGAAATCCTCTTTCAGGTGAATAACATGCTCTGCGAGGAAAACGAATCAAGCATGTTCGTTACAGTCTTTCTCGGTATCCTCGATATTAAAACAGGTGACATCACCTACACGAATGCCGGGCATAACATCCCATATCTTATCCATGAAGATGGATCAATCACCAAAATTCCTAACACAAAAGGAATTGCACTCGGAGTTTTGGACGACTTCCAATTTGAACATAAATCAACTCATCTAAACAAGAACGACCAGATGTTTATTTTTACAGATGGAGTAAATGAAGCAACCAATGAGCACGATGATCAGTTTACCCTTGAGCGACTTGAAAAAGATCTCTCAAAATGTAATGCGTGCAAACCAAAAGAGACAAGTATGCATATTATTGACAAAGTGTATGCATTCCAGGGAAATGCTGTTCAATTCGACGACATAACTATCCTCGTTCTTCATTACAGGATATGA
- a CDS encoding ATP-binding protein: MESLIVKIKNSLPEIARVTEEFENFAEEKELSQRIVYDVSLCLDELITNIVSYGFHDKKVHTIEIQFHLKEKEIKLVFIDDGFPFDPVQKEDPEHLQHSVEERPIGGLGIYLVKKLMDIVKYRRVEDKNILTLTKFLKKSN; this comes from the coding sequence ATGGAATCATTAATTGTAAAAATAAAAAATTCGTTGCCGGAAATTGCACGGGTGACCGAAGAATTTGAAAACTTCGCAGAAGAGAAAGAACTGTCCCAGCGCATCGTGTATGACGTATCGCTCTGCCTTGATGAACTGATTACGAACATCGTATCCTATGGGTTTCATGACAAAAAAGTGCATACGATCGAGATACAGTTCCACCTTAAGGAGAAAGAAATAAAACTTGTTTTCATCGATGATGGTTTCCCCTTTGATCCTGTGCAAAAAGAAGATCCCGAGCACCTTCAGCATTCCGTGGAAGAAAGACCTATTGGCGGACTCGGCATATATCTCGTAAAAAAACTCATGGATATCGTAAAATATCGTCGTGTGGAAGATAAAAATATCTTAACATTGACAAAATTCTTGAAAAAATCGAACTAA
- a CDS encoding STAS domain-containing protein: MEIKQDKHEDIAVIDLIGRLDANTSGELESVLIPMIDRGEKKIVLDFSSLEYISSAGLRLLLLAAKKLRNNKGEIVLSSMKDFIKEIFEISGFTPIFTIVDTKEEALEKLQ, from the coding sequence ATGGAAATTAAGCAAGATAAACATGAAGACATCGCTGTCATCGATCTCATCGGTCGCCTTGACGCGAACACTTCAGGTGAACTTGAAAGCGTACTTATTCCCATGATAGACAGAGGAGAGAAAAAGATCGTTCTCGATTTTTCCTCTCTGGAATATATCAGCAGTGCTGGTTTGCGCCTGCTTCTCCTTGCTGCAAAAAAGTTGCGTAACAACAAAGGTGAGATCGTTCTCAGCAGCATGAAAGATTTTATTAAAGAGATCTTTGAAATTTCAGGTTTTACCCCAATTTTTACGATCGTTGATACAAAGGAAGAAGCGCTGGAAAAACTTCAATAA
- a CDS encoding ribonuclease Z, with amino-acid sequence MKYTVLGSGSCVPDPKKNSSGGLLEIGDRLLLVDCGTGVLHTIPKTGYDYREIDAVCLSHLHLDHVNDFGALLFALNHDPDCKRKKELVVIAPIGFSEFYENLKHLYEGTLETSFDVIVREMGNNEFDYGDINIQTLQTFHTDNSIGFRFTYHKKVVCISGDTGYNDNIVTLCKNADLAVLECSFPQNLETGIHLNPKLIERILQKSKVKEVVLTHLYPHTEDYPIIEYIAQEFDGDISIARIGKTYKI; translated from the coding sequence ATGAAATATACAGTTTTAGGATCTGGTTCATGTGTTCCCGATCCGAAGAAAAATTCATCTGGCGGATTACTTGAAATCGGAGATAGATTATTACTCGTTGATTGCGGAACCGGTGTTCTGCATACAATACCAAAGACCGGTTATGATTACCGCGAAATCGATGCAGTCTGTTTGTCGCATCTTCATCTTGATCATGTAAATGATTTCGGCGCACTGCTTTTTGCTCTGAATCATGATCCTGATTGTAAGCGGAAAAAAGAGCTGGTAGTGATCGCGCCAATTGGATTTTCTGAATTCTATGAAAACCTGAAACATCTCTATGAAGGAACACTGGAGACCTCTTTCGATGTCATTGTCAGGGAGATGGGTAACAATGAATTCGACTACGGAGACATCAATATACAAACACTTCAAACTTTTCATACTGATAACAGCATCGGTTTTCGATTCACATACCATAAAAAGGTCGTGTGTATTTCGGGAGATACCGGTTATAATGATAATATTGTTACTTTATGTAAGAATGCAGACTTGGCAGTTCTCGAGTGCTCTTTTCCACAGAACCTTGAAACCGGGATACATCTCAATCCAAAGCTCATTGAGAGAATTTTGCAAAAATCGAAAGTGAAAGAAGTTGTCCTTACGCACCTTTACCCTCACACAGAAGATTACCCGATCATAGAGTATATTGCTCAGGAATTTGATGGCGACATATCGATTGCCCGGATTGGGAAGACATATAAGATTTAA
- a CDS encoding tautomerase family protein: protein MPVLTFEGPIIKDIDVKRKLAQNLTTVLSDTFPNIPKDAFIVQIKENAPENIGVGGSLLADRWKS from the coding sequence ATGCCAGTACTTACGTTCGAAGGACCGATCATAAAAGACATAGATGTTAAACGAAAACTCGCTCAAAACCTTACCACTGTTCTCTCTGATACATTCCCGAATATCCCGAAGGACGCATTCATTGTTCAGATAAAAGAAAATGCACCGGAAAATATCGGCGTTGGGGGCAGCTTATTGGCTGACCGCTGGAAAAGCTGA
- a CDS encoding GNAT family N-acetyltransferase translates to MSIIIESKSIKRLKEYSMIPIRFVVRSIYEVHGDDPATALLIEKPVPEPWIKDYDAIKGEEPVHWAKLWDISNWGMLVAQLNKPWIGGCVLAYNTDGVYKLEGRDDITVLWDLRVHPDFRRQGIGKKLLASACEWAKKRNCTELKIETQSINVPACKFYQKQGCRLDSINRNAYKNFPNEIELMWSVRFNNIKIS, encoded by the coding sequence ATGAGCATAATCATCGAATCAAAGTCCATTAAACGTCTCAAGGAATACAGCATGATCCCGATCCGTTTTGTGGTGCGGAGTATCTATGAAGTGCACGGAGATGACCCTGCAACCGCTCTACTCATTGAAAAACCAGTTCCCGAACCATGGATCAAAGATTATGATGCAATAAAAGGTGAGGAGCCAGTGCATTGGGCTAAATTGTGGGATATTTCCAACTGGGGAATGCTTGTGGCGCAATTAAACAAACCCTGGATCGGTGGGTGCGTGCTTGCCTATAATACCGATGGGGTGTATAAACTAGAAGGACGTGACGATATAACTGTTCTCTGGGATTTGCGAGTCCATCCTGATTTCCGCAGGCAGGGAATTGGGAAAAAGCTACTTGCATCCGCATGTGAATGGGCAAAGAAAAGAAACTGCACAGAACTCAAAATTGAAACACAAAGCATAAATGTGCCTGCATGTAAATTCTACCAGAAGCAGGGCTGCCGGCTGGACAGTATAAACCGAAATGCGTACAAAAATTTTCCCAATGAGATCGAGTTGATGTGGAGTGTGAGGTTTAATAACATAAAAATTTCCTAA
- a CDS encoding slipin family protein produces MQTIIIIVVLGLILLFKSIRVVREYERGVVFRLGRLLRAKGPGIFLLIPFIDRMVKVELRTVTMDVPPQDIITRDNVPVKVNAVVYFRVINPEDAVVKIENYIQATSQIAQTTLRNILGKSELDELLSEREKISQELQQVIDEQTDPWGIKVSVVEVKDVELPSTMQRAMARQAEAERERRAKVIHAEGELQASKKLSQAADVLSKNPASIQLRYLQTLNEISAEKNSTIVFPLPIDIMKALTEKLSK; encoded by the coding sequence ATGCAAACAATTATCATTATAGTTGTGCTCGGGCTTATATTATTGTTCAAGTCTATTCGTGTGGTCCGCGAATACGAGCGCGGTGTGGTTTTCCGTCTTGGGCGACTGCTTCGGGCAAAAGGTCCCGGTATTTTCCTGCTCATTCCCTTTATCGACCGCATGGTCAAGGTTGAGCTGCGTACCGTTACCATGGACGTACCGCCGCAGGACATCATCACGCGTGATAATGTACCGGTCAAGGTGAATGCAGTGGTCTATTTCCGCGTCATCAATCCAGAAGATGCAGTGGTCAAGATCGAGAACTACATACAGGCAACATCACAGATCGCGCAGACAACCCTGAGGAATATCCTCGGTAAGTCCGAACTGGACGAGCTTCTTTCCGAGCGTGAGAAGATCAGCCAGGAACTTCAGCAGGTCATCGACGAGCAGACCGATCCGTGGGGTATTAAGGTGAGTGTGGTCGAAGTTAAAGATGTTGAACTTCCCTCCACCATGCAGCGCGCAATGGCACGCCAGGCAGAAGCAGAGCGAGAACGCCGTGCTAAGGTCATTCATGCAGAAGGTGAATTGCAGGCATCAAAGAAACTGTCACAGGCAGCAGATGTCCTTTCGAAAAATCCTGCATCGATCCAGCTTCGTTATCTTCAAACCCTCAACGAGATCTCAGCAGAGAAGAATTCCACAATCGTATTCCCGCTGCCCATCGACATCATGAAAGCGCTGACGGAAAAACTCAGCAAATAA
- a CDS encoding aldolase, with the protein MKDNICVPLDVPPEAKGTYIFNFQEITRKSGRLMLFAGDQKIEHLNDDFYGDGIPKEDGDPEHLFRIAAQSPIGAFATQLGLISKYGDNYRNIPYVVKLNSKSNLVKTSQADPYSGMIASVEDVIAFKKIADLKILGVGYTIYLGSEYENLMLKHAAQIIRNAHKQGLIVILWIYPRGKAVTNERDPHLIAGATGVAACLGADFVKVNYPDSYNAKEDFKEAIRAAGRTGVICAGGSSVDVGEFLKRLYDQIQAGAVGNATGRNIHQKTLPEAVRLCKAIYSITVEGKCPEEAISIYKGNDYVP; encoded by the coding sequence ATGAAAGATAATATTTGCGTTCCCCTCGATGTGCCCCCGGAAGCAAAAGGCACGTATATTTTCAATTTCCAGGAGATCACCAGAAAGAGCGGTCGGCTCATGCTCTTTGCAGGAGACCAGAAGATCGAGCATCTCAACGATGACTTTTATGGTGACGGAATTCCAAAGGAAGACGGTGATCCGGAGCATCTTTTCCGGATAGCTGCGCAGTCCCCAATCGGCGCATTTGCAACGCAGCTGGGGCTTATCTCAAAGTATGGAGATAATTACCGTAATATTCCCTATGTGGTCAAACTGAACTCAAAATCAAACCTCGTTAAAACCTCGCAGGCAGATCCGTACAGCGGCATGATCGCTTCGGTCGAGGATGTGATTGCATTCAAAAAGATTGCAGACCTGAAAATACTCGGCGTTGGTTACACGATCTATCTCGGTAGTGAATACGAGAACCTGATGCTGAAGCATGCAGCACAGATCATACGTAATGCACACAAACAAGGACTGATAGTCATCTTATGGATTTATCCCCGCGGAAAAGCAGTTACAAACGAAAGAGATCCTCATCTCATCGCAGGTGCAACGGGTGTTGCTGCATGTCTCGGAGCTGATTTTGTAAAAGTTAATTATCCTGATTCGTACAATGCAAAAGAGGATTTCAAAGAAGCAATCCGTGCAGCAGGCAGGACCGGTGTGATATGTGCTGGCGGTTCGTCGGTCGATGTCGGTGAATTTCTCAAACGGCTTTATGACCAGATACAGGCAGGTGCAGTGGGAAATGCAACTGGACGAAACATCCATCAGAAAACACTGCCGGAAGCGGTGCGCTTGTGCAAAGCCATCTATTCAATTACGGTTGAAGGAAAATGCCCGGAAGAAGCGATCAGCATCTATAAAGGGAACGACTACGTGCCGTAG
- the gpmA gene encoding 2,3-diphosphoglycerate-dependent phosphoglycerate mutase, with product MYKLVLLRHGESIWNKENKFTGWTDVDLSEKGIQEAYESASALQEKGFTFDIAFTSVLKRAIRTLWIVMDDMDMMWLPVERSWRLNERHYGALQGLNKKETADKYGEKQVLIWRRSYDTRPPALTENDPRYPGNEPMYAHVPKKDLPFTECLKDTVARFLPYWKETIVPMIRQKQKVIIVAHGNSLRALVKYLDKISDEEIVGLNIPTGIPLVYELDDALNPLDHYYLGDQEKVQQAIDSVKNQIRKK from the coding sequence ATGTATAAATTAGTATTACTTCGTCACGGCGAAAGCATCTGGAACAAGGAAAATAAGTTCACCGGATGGACTGATGTTGATCTATCTGAAAAAGGAATCCAGGAAGCTTATGAATCTGCATCTGCACTCCAGGAAAAGGGCTTTACCTTTGATATTGCATTTACATCGGTCTTAAAGCGAGCTATCAGAACCCTGTGGATCGTGATGGATGACATGGACATGATGTGGCTTCCCGTTGAGCGTTCCTGGCGATTGAACGAACGTCATTATGGCGCTCTACAGGGCTTGAATAAAAAGGAAACTGCGGACAAATATGGCGAGAAGCAGGTGCTTATCTGGCGCAGAAGTTATGATACTCGTCCACCTGCTCTGACCGAGAACGATCCGCGCTATCCGGGCAACGAACCGATGTATGCCCATGTGCCGAAAAAAGACCTTCCATTTACAGAATGCCTTAAAGATACGGTGGCTCGATTTCTTCCCTATTGGAAAGAGACGATTGTCCCTATGATCAGGCAAAAGCAGAAAGTTATCATCGTTGCGCACGGAAATAGTCTGCGTGCTTTGGTGAAATATTTGGACAAAATTTCAGATGAAGAGATCGTTGGTCTCAATATTCCCACCGGTATTCCGCTCGTGTATGAACTTGATGATGCCCTGAATCCACTCGACCACTACTATCTTGGTGATCAGGAAAAGGTGCAGCAGGCGATCGACTCGGTAAAAAATCAAATAAGGAAAAAGTAA